One Psychrobacillus glaciei genomic region harbors:
- the rlmB gene encoding 23S rRNA (guanosine(2251)-2'-O)-methyltransferase RlmB, translating to MTEQTEQTEQTGEIIAGKNPVVEALRSGRDMNKVWIAEGIQKSGVNEIIQLAKEAGIIVQFVPKKKLDNLTDANHQGIVASVAAYRYAELDDLFELAASKKEDPLFIILDEIEDPHNLGSIMRTADAVGAHGIIIPKRRAVGLTAVVAKASTGAIEHIPVYRAGNLAQAVDELKTRGVWIAGTDAAKSTDYRNMDATLPLALIIGSEGKGMSRLLKDKCDFLYHLPMVGHVTSLNASVATAILLYEVLRVRRPLKG from the coding sequence ATGACAGAACAAACAGAGCAAACAGAACAAACAGGTGAGATTATCGCAGGGAAGAACCCTGTAGTCGAGGCGTTGCGTTCCGGGAGAGATATGAACAAGGTATGGATTGCGGAAGGTATACAAAAAAGTGGAGTCAATGAAATTATTCAATTAGCAAAAGAAGCGGGTATTATTGTTCAATTTGTTCCGAAAAAGAAGTTGGATAACTTAACGGATGCAAATCATCAAGGAATTGTTGCTTCAGTTGCTGCTTACCGTTACGCAGAGCTAGATGATTTGTTTGAACTAGCAGCTAGTAAAAAAGAGGATCCTCTTTTTATTATTTTAGATGAAATTGAAGACCCACATAATCTTGGTTCCATTATGCGTACGGCAGATGCAGTTGGAGCGCACGGGATCATTATTCCAAAAAGACGAGCTGTAGGGTTAACGGCAGTAGTTGCAAAGGCATCAACAGGTGCCATAGAGCATATCCCTGTATATCGTGCCGGCAACTTAGCACAAGCAGTGGATGAGTTAAAAACACGTGGTGTTTGGATTGCGGGAACTGATGCAGCAAAATCAACGGACTATCGAAATATGGATGCAACACTTCCGCTAGCACTTATTATTGGTAGTGAAGGAAAAGGTATGAGTCGTTTATTAAAAGATAAGTGTGACTTCTTATACCACTTGCCGATGGTCGGTCATGTGACAAGTTTAAATGCGTCTGTTGCTACCGCAATACTTTTATACGAAGTATTGCGTGTTAGACGTCCGCTTAAAGGCTAA
- the sigH gene encoding RNA polymerase sporulation sigma factor SigH: protein MEKAEHNLQQLDSLQDEELVEMVHQGNTEALDYLITKYRSFVRMKGRSYFLIGADREDIHQEGMIGLYKAIRDFKEEKLASFRAFAELCITRQIITAIKTATRQKHIPLNSYVSLDKPIYDEESDRTLMDMIAGSVIDDPEELIINREDYNSMEEKMTEILSELEQQVLVLYLDGQSYQEISEELNRHVKSIDNALQRVKRKLERYMEIGSNYV from the coding sequence TTGGAAAAGGCGGAACATAATCTACAACAATTGGATAGTTTACAAGATGAGGAACTTGTAGAGATGGTTCATCAAGGGAACACTGAAGCACTAGATTATTTAATAACGAAGTACCGCTCGTTCGTTCGTATGAAAGGCAGATCCTACTTTTTAATTGGCGCTGACAGAGAAGATATTCACCAAGAAGGCATGATTGGATTATATAAAGCAATTCGAGATTTTAAGGAAGAAAAGCTAGCATCTTTCCGAGCGTTCGCCGAGTTATGCATTACTCGACAAATTATTACAGCTATTAAAACTGCAACTCGTCAAAAGCATATTCCGCTAAACTCATATGTATCATTAGATAAACCTATCTATGATGAAGAATCTGACCGAACTTTGATGGATATGATTGCTGGTTCGGTAATAGATGACCCAGAAGAGTTAATTATAAATCGGGAAGATTATAATAGTATGGAAGAGAAAATGACGGAGATTTTAAGTGAACTGGAGCAACAAGTGCTTGTGTTATATTTAGATGGGCAGTCTTACCAAGAGATTTCAGAAGAGTTGAATAGACATGTGAAATCAATTGATAATGCGCTTCAAAGAGTGAAACGAAAATTAGAGCGTTATATGGAGATTGGTAGTAATTATGTATAA
- a CDS encoding NYN domain-containing protein, with product MQILLVDGYNIIGAWNELRLLKSDKLLDARDRLIELMAEYKAFTGIRVIVVFDAHLVPGVENKQRQNDVEVIFTRENETADERIEKLTQELSGRRVQIHVATSDMTEQRVVFGQGALRKSAREFEIEMASISSNITKNVRRIQENKPTSKIPLTEEVAEIFEKWRRGMK from the coding sequence ATGCAGATCCTACTTGTCGATGGCTATAATATCATCGGCGCATGGAATGAATTAAGATTATTAAAAAGCGACAAACTTTTAGATGCGAGAGACCGACTAATTGAACTAATGGCAGAATATAAAGCATTTACAGGTATTCGAGTGATTGTGGTTTTTGATGCACATCTAGTTCCGGGAGTAGAAAACAAGCAGAGGCAAAATGATGTAGAGGTAATATTTACTCGTGAAAATGAGACAGCGGATGAACGAATTGAAAAGCTTACGCAGGAATTAAGTGGTAGAAGAGTTCAAATTCACGTAGCGACTTCCGATATGACAGAGCAAAGAGTAGTTTTTGGACAAGGTGCATTAAGAAAATCTGCCCGAGAATTTGAAATCGAAATGGCTTCTATTTCATCGAATATTACGAAAAATGTGAGGCGTATCCAAGAAAACAAACCAACTTCTAAGATACCTTTAACAGAGGAAGTTGCAGAAATTTTCGAAAAATGGCGAAGAGGAATGAAATGA
- the cysS gene encoding cysteine--tRNA ligase — translation MAIQIFNTLKREKEPFVPMEEGKVKMYVCGPTVYNYIHIGNARPVIVYDTVRKYLEYRGYDVTYVSNFTDVDDKIIKAANELGEDVSDLTERFINAYFADVEALGCSRADSHPRVTDHMTEIIEFIKVLEEKGYAYESHGDVYYRTRKFDGYGKLSHQSVDDLKIGARIETGEKKEDALDFALWKAAKPGEIFWESPWGSGRPGWHIECSVMAREILGDTIDIHAGGQDLTFPHHENEIAQSEARTGKTFARYWMHNGYINIDNEKMSKSLGNFVLVNDIRQQIDPQILRLFMLSVHYRHPINYAGDLVEQAKAGLERIRTSYANVVHRLNATADLGDHSDIWLHKIGEVKEQFITAMDDDFNTANGIAAVFELSKLANTYLLEKQTSEPVLNQFLMVFDELTSVLGLSLKQEKEVLDEDIDALIEERNEARQNRNFARADEIRDQLKDMNIILEDTAQGIRWKRG, via the coding sequence ATGGCAATTCAAATTTTTAATACATTAAAACGTGAAAAAGAACCCTTTGTACCAATGGAAGAGGGAAAGGTTAAAATGTATGTGTGCGGACCAACCGTATATAACTACATTCATATTGGGAACGCCCGACCTGTAATCGTATACGATACGGTCAGAAAGTATTTAGAATATCGTGGTTATGATGTGACATACGTATCAAACTTTACTGATGTAGATGACAAAATTATTAAGGCGGCAAATGAACTCGGTGAAGACGTTTCCGATTTAACAGAACGTTTCATAAATGCTTATTTTGCAGACGTGGAAGCATTGGGCTGCAGTAGAGCAGACTCCCATCCTCGAGTAACGGATCATATGACCGAAATTATAGAGTTTATAAAAGTGCTAGAAGAAAAAGGGTATGCATATGAATCCCATGGAGATGTGTATTACCGCACAAGAAAATTTGATGGTTATGGTAAACTTTCCCACCAGTCAGTAGATGATTTGAAAATTGGCGCACGTATTGAAACGGGTGAAAAGAAAGAGGATGCGCTTGATTTTGCGTTATGGAAAGCGGCGAAACCAGGAGAAATTTTCTGGGAAAGCCCTTGGGGTTCAGGACGCCCAGGATGGCATATTGAGTGCTCAGTAATGGCGCGTGAGATTCTAGGAGACACAATTGATATTCATGCAGGTGGCCAAGATTTAACTTTCCCTCATCACGAAAATGAAATTGCGCAATCAGAAGCAAGAACTGGAAAAACCTTTGCAAGATATTGGATGCACAATGGTTATATTAATATTGATAATGAAAAGATGTCTAAATCACTCGGGAACTTTGTACTAGTTAACGATATCCGTCAGCAAATTGATCCACAAATATTAAGACTGTTCATGCTAAGTGTACATTATCGTCATCCGATTAACTACGCTGGAGATCTAGTAGAACAAGCGAAAGCTGGTCTTGAAAGAATTCGAACTTCTTATGCAAATGTGGTGCATCGCTTAAATGCAACTGCTGATTTAGGTGATCACAGTGATATTTGGCTACACAAAATCGGAGAAGTGAAAGAACAATTTATTACTGCTATGGATGATGACTTCAACACAGCGAACGGAATTGCAGCAGTATTTGAACTATCAAAGCTTGCAAATACCTATTTACTCGAAAAGCAAACTTCTGAACCAGTATTAAACCAATTCCTAATGGTTTTTGATGAACTAACATCCGTGTTAGGGCTTTCGCTTAAACAAGAGAAAGAAGTATTGGATGAAGATATCGATGCGTTAATCGAAGAGCGTAATGAAGCGAGACAAAATCGCAATTTTGCGCGAGCAGATGAAATCAGAGATCAATTAAAAGACATGAATATTATTTTAGAAGATACTGCGCAAGGTATCCGATGGAAAAGAGGATAA
- a CDS encoding Mini-ribonuclease 3 codes for MSNFKLSDVKQLNSLALAYMGDAVLEQVVREHLIRSGRVKPNILHREATNYVSAKAQATIVRELLNTHFLTEEEEAVLRRGRNAKSGTVPKNTDVQTYHYSTAFEAVIGSLYLSEQKERLQELLQFSIEFIDAQKGEKSK; via the coding sequence GTGAGTAATTTTAAACTTTCTGATGTAAAACAACTAAACTCTTTAGCCTTAGCATATATGGGAGATGCTGTGTTAGAGCAAGTTGTTCGTGAGCATCTCATTCGTTCGGGGCGTGTAAAACCTAATATCTTGCATAGAGAGGCTACAAACTATGTATCAGCAAAAGCACAAGCAACAATTGTTAGAGAACTTTTAAACACTCATTTTCTGACTGAAGAAGAAGAAGCTGTATTAAGAAGAGGTCGAAATGCAAAGTCTGGAACTGTGCCGAAAAACACAGATGTTCAAACATATCATTATAGTACAGCGTTTGAAGCGGTGATAGGAAGTTTATATTTAAGTGAACAAAAAGAGCGGTTGCAGGAGTTGCTGCAATTCTCCATTGAATTTATCGACGCACAGAAAGGGGAGAAAAGTAAATGA